From the genome of Brachyhypopomus gauderio isolate BG-103 chromosome 20, BGAUD_0.2, whole genome shotgun sequence, one region includes:
- the LOC143484609 gene encoding uncharacterized protein LOC143484609, producing MSATLRTHDEVEGGSLTPCKRSVSLETDLSMADIENLQTEIIELRKKMALRHSEFRQITDDDVKNEESENVILPAFACKSQLDSLVITWNHSHLAEAQHVLPKVKEEPGLASDPIIITWHHGILGEDEHHGNPGEDKHHGNLGENQHMLPKVKEEPVLDSVCKTELNCPQTHFESYLCQAKLENAVKTYKNEPAPTELSLSVHDGGHQNTLHCYSDPNPTESLDSDCNGGDQHTLQTPLKTCSVRLVDCRRIHELNENTTHGDLEGEPSELSPDPRCMPSGQTRRKRRAKHMNDIKDLSLTIDVSLSRPRNAKHKKLHSKEKLYSPSYRTQVMNSSGLRPNRSVQTEEMPHRCTHCGRNFTTDFNLHRHLKLHAGEKPYQCSRCGKRFAQLFNLNAHQRVHTGEKPHQCSVCKKQFSQASKLKTHRRIHTGEKPYICHSCGKRFSDSSTYHKHQRIHTGERPYACSVCGKCFGQSAHLLKHNISHNRKTHCCSTCGTRFSKPLSLIKHTALHSGDSNTSQLSANI from the exons ATGTCAGCGACTTTGAGGACACACGACGAAGTAGAGGGTGGAAGCTTAACGCCGTGTAAGAGGTCGGTTAGTCTGGAAACTGATCTTTCTATGGCCGATATTGAAAATCTACAAACAGAAATCATTGAACTGAGAAAGAAAATGGCGTTGCGGCACTCCGAATTTAGACAAATTACCGACGACGATGTTAAAAATGAG GAATCAGAGAATGTAATCTTGCCAGCATTTGCCTGTAAGAGTCAACTTGATTCCTTAGTAATCACATGGAATCATAGCCATCTAGCTGAAGCCCAACATGTGCTTCCCAAAGTGAAAGAGGAACCTGGTCTAGCCTCTGATCCCATAATAATAACATGGCACCATGGCATCCTGGGTGAAGATGAGCACCATGGCAACCCGGGAGAAGATAAGCACCATGGCAATCTGGGTGAAAACCAACACATGCTACCCAAAGTGAAAGAAGAACCTGTCCTGGATTCTGTTTGTAAAACGGAACTGAACTGTCCACAAACACATTTTGAATCTTATCTTTGTCAGGCAAAGCTGGAGAATGCAGTTAAAACCTACAAAAATGAACCAGCTCCCACAGAACTATCCCTCTCTGTCCATGATGGAGGACACCAGAACACACTGCACTGTTATAGTGACCCAAACCCCACAGAGAGTCTGGACTCTGACTGTAATGGTGGAGACCAGCACACCCTGCAGACTCCATTAAAGACGTGTTCAGTCAGACTGGTGGACTGCAGGAGAATACACGAGCTGAATGAAAACACTACACATGGAGATCTGGAAG GTGAACCCAGTGAGTTGTCACCTGATCCAAGATGCATGCCATCAGGACAGACCAGGCGCAAGAGAAGAGCAAAACATATGAACGACATTAAAGACCTGTCCCTAACAATTGACGTTTCTTTATCAAGACCAAGAAATGCCAAGCACAAGAAACTACACTCTAAAGAAAAACTCTACAGTCCTTCGTACAGAACACAGGTTATGAACTCCTCGGGGCTCAGACCTAACCGGAGTGTTCAGACTGAAGAGATGCCCCACCGGTGCACACACTGTGGGAGGAACTTCACCACTGACTTTAACCTTCACAGACATTTGAAGCTGCATGCTGGGGAGAAGCCCTACCAGTGCTCTCGCTGTGGAAAACGCTTCGCACAGCTTTTCAACCTCAACGCTCATCAGAGAGTTCACACTGGGGAAAAACCCCACCAATGCAGCGTGTGCAAAAAACAGTTCTCGCAAGCATCGAAACTGAAGACCCACAGGAGAATACACACTGGAGAAAAGCCCTACATCTGTCATTCCTGTGGAAAACGCTTCTCTGACTCCTCTACATACCATAAGCACCAAAGAATTCACACTGGAGAGAGACCTTATGCTTGCTCAGTCTGTGGGAAGTGTTTTGGGCAGTCAGCCCACCTGCTTAAACACAACATTTCTCATAATCGTAAGACCCACTGCTGCTCTACCTGTGGGACACGTTTCTCTAAACCATTAAGCCTTATTAAACACACAGCTTTACACTCTGGTGATAGCAACACCAGTCAGCTATCAGCAAACATTTAG